One segment of Geomonas ferrireducens DNA contains the following:
- a CDS encoding alpha-1,4-glucan--maltose-1-phosphate maltosyltransferase, which yields MEGRARIAIEAVHPQIDCGRFAVQRVVGDDMVVQADVFSDGHDEVVAVLLYRRVGEERWLETAMQRLDNDRWQGSFLLGHPGFYQYTITGWVDHFRTWQRDLQKRFEAGQDVAVDLQIGGKILEQAVAEAGEEDAARLREAVAALSAERNQEGAVALGLDTRLSDLVSTCCARGLATRYQKELVVRVDRQKALFSSWYELFPRSLGGKGRHGTLCDCIGLLPDVAELGFDVLYLPPIHPIGSSKRKGKANAVEAGPDDPGSPWAIGSEAGGHKAVHPELGTIEDFRDLVREAEKHGIEIAMDLAFQCSPDHPYLKEHPEWFKWRPDGTVQYAENPPKKYQDIVPINFETPQWEELWEELKGVVFFWMDQGVRIFRVDNPHTKPFPMWEWLIGKAKEKSHDVIFLAEAFTRPKIMARLAKLGFSQSYSYFSWRNSKREITDYLMELTRGDTSEFMRPNFWPNTPDILTEFLQYGGRPAFMIRLVLAGTLSSSYGIYGPVYELCIGMPEKQGSEEYLDAEKYEIRQWDRKAPGNIRELIITLNRIRREYTALQRTNNVAFLESDDDSVLFYVKVAKQRKSSLLVAVNLDPFRARTAKLRVPLDLFGVAPGQSYLLHDLISGERSIWEGGMTTVRLDPQVNPACIYRISTWQKRESDFDYYF from the coding sequence ATGGAAGGCAGGGCGCGGATAGCGATCGAGGCGGTGCATCCCCAGATCGACTGCGGCAGGTTCGCGGTGCAGCGCGTGGTCGGCGACGATATGGTGGTGCAGGCGGACGTCTTCAGCGACGGTCACGACGAGGTGGTGGCCGTACTTCTTTACCGCCGCGTGGGGGAGGAGCGCTGGCTGGAAACGGCGATGCAGCGCCTGGATAACGACCGCTGGCAGGGCTCCTTTCTCCTGGGTCACCCTGGCTTTTACCAATACACCATCACGGGGTGGGTGGACCACTTCCGCACCTGGCAGCGGGATCTGCAGAAGCGTTTCGAGGCGGGACAGGACGTGGCGGTCGATCTGCAGATCGGTGGAAAGATTCTGGAGCAGGCGGTGGCGGAGGCGGGGGAGGAGGACGCGGCCCGGCTGCGCGAAGCGGTGGCGGCGCTCTCTGCCGAACGGAACCAGGAGGGGGCGGTGGCCTTAGGGCTCGACACGCGGCTCTCCGACCTGGTCAGCACCTGCTGCGCGCGCGGGCTCGCCACGCGCTACCAGAAGGAACTGGTGGTCCGGGTGGACCGCCAGAAGGCGCTTTTCAGTTCCTGGTACGAACTCTTCCCTCGCTCCTTGGGCGGAAAAGGGCGCCACGGCACCCTCTGCGACTGCATCGGGCTTCTCCCCGACGTTGCGGAGCTCGGCTTCGACGTTCTCTACCTCCCTCCCATCCATCCCATCGGTTCCAGCAAGCGCAAGGGGAAGGCCAACGCGGTCGAGGCGGGACCGGACGACCCCGGAAGCCCCTGGGCCATCGGCTCCGAGGCGGGTGGGCACAAGGCGGTGCACCCGGAGCTCGGGACCATCGAGGACTTCCGCGACCTGGTGCGGGAAGCCGAAAAGCACGGCATCGAGATCGCCATGGATCTCGCCTTCCAGTGCTCGCCGGACCACCCCTACCTGAAGGAGCACCCGGAGTGGTTCAAGTGGCGCCCCGACGGCACGGTGCAGTACGCCGAGAACCCCCCGAAGAAGTACCAGGACATCGTGCCGATCAACTTCGAGACGCCGCAGTGGGAGGAGCTCTGGGAGGAGCTGAAGGGGGTCGTATTCTTCTGGATGGACCAGGGGGTGCGCATCTTCCGGGTCGACAACCCGCACACGAAGCCCTTCCCAATGTGGGAGTGGCTCATCGGGAAGGCGAAGGAGAAGTCGCACGACGTCATCTTCCTGGCCGAGGCGTTCACCAGGCCGAAGATCATGGCGCGGCTCGCGAAACTCGGTTTTAGCCAGTCCTACAGCTACTTCTCCTGGCGCAACAGTAAGCGGGAGATCACCGATTACCTGATGGAGCTGACCCGCGGCGACACGAGCGAGTTCATGCGTCCGAACTTCTGGCCCAACACCCCGGACATCCTCACCGAGTTCCTGCAGTACGGCGGGCGCCCCGCCTTCATGATCAGGCTGGTCCTGGCCGGTACCCTTTCCTCCAGCTACGGGATCTACGGCCCGGTTTACGAGCTCTGCATAGGGATGCCGGAAAAGCAGGGCTCGGAGGAGTACCTCGACGCCGAAAAGTACGAGATCCGGCAATGGGACAGGAAGGCCCCGGGGAACATCCGGGAGCTCATCATCACGCTGAACCGGATCCGCCGCGAGTACACCGCGCTGCAGAGGACCAACAACGTCGCCTTCCTGGAGTCGGACGACGACAGCGTCCTTTTCTACGTAAAGGTGGCGAAACAGCGGAAGAGTTCGCTCCTGGTGGCGGTGAACCTCGATCCTTTCCGGGCGCGTACCGCGAAGCTGCGCGTGCCGCTCGATCTGTTCGGCGTAGCCCCCGGCCAGTCCTACCTGCTGCACGACCTGATCAGCGGCGAACGCTCCATCTGGGAGGGGGGGATGACCACGGTACGGCTCGACCCGCAGGTGAACCCGGCCTGCATCTACCGCATCAGCACCTGGCAGAAGCGCGAGTCGGACTTCGATTATTATTTCTAG